The genomic segment AAGTGTCATTTTCACTTTCCTTATAAATCAACGACTTGCGTTGCAATTCATTGATTTGGGCACCCCTTAAACGGTAGCTGCGCCTACCCGGGGATGAACCTGAAATAACAGGATAGCAGGGAGGAGAACATCAAGGGTGTATAAGATCACGGAGAAAATGCAACTGTCGCATGACGTTCACTCCATGGTTGTCGAGGCGTCGTATATTGCGAAAAAAACACTGCCGGGTCAGTTCGTTATTCTAAGGTACGGTGAAGGTGGAGAAAGAATTCCCCTGACTGTCGCCGATTCCGATCCGGCCGCGGGGACCATAACCCTTGTCTTTCAGGAGGTAGGCAAGACAACCATGATGTTAGGCAGCCTTACTGCGGGGGACGCCATCGACGACGTTGTCGGGCCCCTTGGGATTCCAAGCCATATTGAAAAGTTGGGCCTGGTTATATGCATTGGCGGCGGGATCGGGATAGCGCCCATCCACCCCATCGCCGGCGGGTTCACTGCAGCCGGTGCGAGGGTGGTTTCCATCCTTGGCGCCAGGACCCGTGAGCTCCTTATCATGGAAGACGAGATGAGGAAGGCCAGTGCGGAGGTCCTGATATGCACCGATGACGGCAGCTATGGGCAGAAGGGGTTCGTCACCAACGTCCTGGAGGATCTTATCCGGAAGGGTGAACCAATCGAACTGGTGGTGGCCATCGGGCCGGTCCCCATGATGGAGAACGTGTGCAGGTTGACCAAACCCTATGGCCTTAAAACCGTGGTCAGCCTCAACCCTATCATGGTGGACGGAACCGGAATGTGTGGTGCCTGCCGGGTGACGGTGGGCGGCAAGACCAGGTTCGTGTGCGTGGATGGTCCTGATTTTGACGGGCACCAGGTTGACTTCGCCGAGCTGAAGCTCAGGCAGAGAATGTACCTGCCTGAGGAACGCGAGGCAGTCGAGTCTTTCATCTATATGAGTAAATAAAAAAGGACGGTCATGGCTGAAAAAAAAGAGAAAATACCGCGTCAGGGAATGCCGGAACAGGCGCCGGAGGTACGAAGAAAAAACTTTTCCGAGGTCCCATTGGGATTTTCGCCGGAAACGGCCATGTTGGAAGCAAAACGCTGCATCCAGTGCAAGAAGCCGAGATGTGTAGCCGGATGCCCGGTCGGCATCGATATTCCAGGGTTTATCCATGGCATTGAAGAGGGTGACTTCTCCCGTGCCATCAGGGTTCTCAAGGAAAGCAACGCCCTCCCGGCGGTGTGCGGCCGGGTTTGCCCGCAGGAGGACCAGTGCGAGATCCTGTGTGTTGTAGGCGTCAAGGATGAACCGGTAGCCATCGGGCGTCTGGAACGCTTCGCCGCTGATTGGGACCGGGCCGAGGAGACAGGGAAGACACCCGAAGCCCCGAAATTTCCACCCCCAACGGGGAAAAAGGTGGCCATCGTCGGTGCCGGCCCGGCGGGCCTTACCGTTGCCGGCGACCTGATATCCAAGGGCCATGAGGTCACCATCTTTGAAGCGCTTCATAAACCGGGCGGTGTCCTTGTCTATGGAATCCCCGAGTTCCGTCTACCCAATGGGATCGTCGAGGCCGAGATCAGCAATCTGGAAGCCCTGGGCGTGAAGATAGAGACCAACGTTGTGGTAGGTAAAACCTTCACCATCCGGGAATTAATGGAGGAACATGGATTCGATGCCGTTTTTCTCGGGGTCGGTGCCGGACTCCCCCGTTTCATGGAAATCCCGGGTGAAAACCTTAACGGGGTATACTCCGCAAATGAATACCTGACCCGGTCCAATCTCATGGGCGCCTACCAGTTTCCCAAGAATGACACCCCTCTCAAGAAGGCCAGGAGAGTCGCTGTAATCGGTGGGGGCAACGTGGCCATGGATTCAGCCCGGACCGCCCTGAGGATCGGAGCCGAAGTAAATATCGTCTACAGGCGTTCCATGAAGGAGATGCCCGCCAGAGCCGAGGAGATCCACCATGCCCAGGAGGAGGGAATCGAGTTCCATCTTCTGACCAACCCGGTTCGAATAATTGGTAACGATGAGGGCGCGGTGGCGGGGATGGAGTGTATTCGTATGGAACTCGGGGAACCGGATGAATCCGGACGCCGCCGGCCCGTTCCCATCAAGGGTTCCGAGTACGTTTTTGATGCGGACATCGTCATCGTGGCCGTGGGAACGGGGGCCAATCCCCTTCTCACCAAATCCACGCCCGGCTTGAAACTCAACAGATGGGGGTATGTGGAGGTGGATGAAGAGACGGGGGCCACAAGTCTGCCCGGCGTCTATGCCGGCGGAGACATTGTCCGGGGAGCGGCCACGGTCATCCTGGCCATGGGTGACGGCAGGAAGGCCTCCCTGGCCATGCAGGCTTACCTGATGGGCGAAGAGTTGCAGGCGGGATCCGAGGAGTAGATAATGGTCGAAAGCGATCTGCGGCGGGTTTCCCTTGACGCCATCAAGGAGCCGGTTAACCATCGATACGAACTGCTGGATGACTATTTCCGCCGCTTCCTCAGGACGGACATCGGCGTCATTGACCGGATCTTCGGACACCTGCTGGATAGCGGAGGGAAACGTTTCCGACCCCTCCTCGCTATCCTCATTTCTTCATTTACCGATCGGGCATCCGAGGAGGATATCTTCCGCTTGGCCGTTTCGGTTGAGTTCATCCACACGGCCACTCTGCTTCACGACGATGTCGTGGACCACTCGGATATGCGGCGGGGCAACCGGGTTGCCTACCAGTTGTGGGGTGCGGAGCCCA from the Deltaproteobacteria bacterium genome contains:
- a CDS encoding sulfide/dihydroorotate dehydrogenase-like FAD/NAD-binding protein, whose product is MYKITEKMQLSHDVHSMVVEASYIAKKTLPGQFVILRYGEGGERIPLTVADSDPAAGTITLVFQEVGKTTMMLGSLTAGDAIDDVVGPLGIPSHIEKLGLVICIGGGIGIAPIHPIAGGFTAAGARVVSILGARTRELLIMEDEMRKASAEVLICTDDGSYGQKGFVTNVLEDLIRKGEPIELVVAIGPVPMMENVCRLTKPYGLKTVVSLNPIMVDGTGMCGACRVTVGGKTRFVCVDGPDFDGHQVDFAELKLRQRMYLPEEREAVESFIYMSK
- the gltA gene encoding NADPH-dependent glutamate synthase → MAEKKEKIPRQGMPEQAPEVRRKNFSEVPLGFSPETAMLEAKRCIQCKKPRCVAGCPVGIDIPGFIHGIEEGDFSRAIRVLKESNALPAVCGRVCPQEDQCEILCVVGVKDEPVAIGRLERFAADWDRAEETGKTPEAPKFPPPTGKKVAIVGAGPAGLTVAGDLISKGHEVTIFEALHKPGGVLVYGIPEFRLPNGIVEAEISNLEALGVKIETNVVVGKTFTIRELMEEHGFDAVFLGVGAGLPRFMEIPGENLNGVYSANEYLTRSNLMGAYQFPKNDTPLKKARRVAVIGGGNVAMDSARTALRIGAEVNIVYRRSMKEMPARAEEIHHAQEEGIEFHLLTNPVRIIGNDEGAVAGMECIRMELGEPDESGRRRPVPIKGSEYVFDADIVIVAVGTGANPLLTKSTPGLKLNRWGYVEVDEETGATSLPGVYAGGDIVRGAATVILAMGDGRKASLAMQAYLMGEELQAGSEE